Part of the Methanococcus maripaludis genome is shown below.
ATATTCAAAATTTAACGTACTATATTGATAACTTCGATGTTGAAATAGGAAATTCAAAATCTGGTGTCCTTTTAATCGATGCTAAAAATTCGGTTTATGTTGATAAACCTGTCTGTATTTACGTGAATATCGATTCATCATGGACAAAAGATGTTAAAAAAGCCCCATATATTTCTAAAAAAGACGAAGAACAAAAAAACCTTTCAAATTTCCAAATATTATTATCACAAGGGCAGCTTCAGTACTACTTTGTACCAGAATTTAAAAATGGTGAAAAAACAATTCCTTGCTTTTACTTTAACCAAATTTTTGAAAAAGAGATTGAAAGTTTTAGGGATGAGATATTTAACGTTAAAATTCTATCAAATGGTAAAAATAGTATGATAGAAGAATTTTCTGAGGATTTTGAATCAAAAGAACCAATTACAAAGCACATTTTTTCTCAGAGCAGTTTAAACAACTTTGTACTTTGTCCAAAAATTTATGAAATATCTCGGATTTACAGGAGTGACAGCAAAAACTACCATGTAAAAGGAAATTTACTCCATGAATTCGCAGAATTTTACGTAAATTATCCTGAAGTTGTAAATGGAAAAGGATATGAATATTTTGCTGAAATTTTATCTAATGAATATTCTAAATTAATCGATATTTTATTAAAAGACCTTGAAAAAACGGAGTTTTTAATTGCTATTAAGAATACTGTAGAATTTATTGATTCAACTACATTTGATTTCGAAAGCACGTTTAATTTAGAATCTAAAAAACAAAATGAGAATTTTTTATCAAGATTATTTGAAATGCCCTTATTTAGAAAAAATACTGAAGTTTACTTTGAAGATCTAAATTTTGGTTTGAATGGTTTTATCGATTTATTGATTGATAATTCAACAATTTTGGATTACAAATCTTCAAAATCGGTTAAATCGGCTTCAAAAATTTTGAAACTCTGCAATATTAAAAAATTAGGGTCAGAAATCGATTTTCAGCCAATGGTATATTTATTAAAACTTAGAACTGAAAATCCAAATAAAAATCTTTCATTTAAGTACTATTTCTTCCTGGGAAATAAAAATAAAGTTTTAGATGGAACCGGACATTTTGATGAAAATATTGTTGATATTATGTATTATCCAACTTCGTTTAATGATTTTGTATTGTCAGATGAAGGTTTTGAACTCGCACTTGGAAGTAAGGAGCGAATGAATTTTGTAAATACTGTTTCAAAAGAGTATATTTTGGAGTATTTTACAAAAAATCCGTTTAATTCTGAAATGACCAATGAATTTTTAGAAACACACAAATTTGGATTTTTAGAACATATTCTAGCATACAGCCCCAAAAAAACCGTTGAAAAAGGGGCTTTGAGTTTTTATAAAGAACTTTTAAACATAAAAAACGGAACTTCAAGGGCAGTATCAAAAGCGGTATTTTTTAAAGACGATCTCGACAATTTTGAAGAATTTTTAAAAGGTAAAATTGAGGAAGTTAAATTATATTCTGGTTTAGGGTATCCGTATCTTCCAATAGTATCAGAACTCTGTAAAAATTGCGAATATTCAGACATCTGTTTAAAAAGGGGGGATTAACTTGGTTTTCAATCCAAAACAGGACGAAGTAGCTGAAAATATTAATGGAATTTATGTTGTGGATGCAGGACCTGGAACTGGGAAAACCCACACAATCACAAAACGATATTTAAATATTTTAAATTCTGCGGATATTGGTGATATTTTACTTCTCACATTTACAAAAAATGCTGCAGAAAATATGAAAAAGAAAATATTTAATAAAGTTATAAGCCACGATTCGTCCATAAACCTTCTTGATGCAAATATTTCAACATTTCACTCATTCTGTAATAAAATATTACGGGAAAACCCCGAAAGCGCACCTTACTACCTTGGAATCAATGAACCACTATCGAAAAATTATTCGATTTTAGAAAGTTCAATCCTTGAAAACTACTTCTTTAAATCCGTTTACTACGATTTTAAAGAAAAAAACCTTGAAAAATACCCCGAAATATTTAAAACAGTTTCTAAAAACTATTTTGAAATTTTATTTTTGATAAAAAAACTGCTTTCAAAAGGGATCTTTCCAACAAAGGATGGATGGTTTTTAGATGGTGAAAAAAGACTTATTGGAGATTTTGAAGAATTTTTAAAAGTTTCCAATAATTCAAATGCACCAGTTATGGGTAAAAAAGATTTTACTCAATCAAAAATGCTAAAAAAATTTAAAAGTTCGGGGGATAAAGTATATCTTGACACTCCCGACGATATCGAAGAAAATAAACAAATCAGTCAAAAGTACATTGAAGAATCGTTTAACGAAGATAGGGCTGACTTGCTTTCATTTATTCATGATATTTATTTTAATTACATTGAAAAGTCAGTTATCGAAAATAAACTCAATTTTGACTTTCTAACGATGTTTTCATACCTCATGTTATATCACGACCATAAATTAAGGGAAAATAATTCGTTTAGGTATATTATGGTCGATGAATTTCAGGATACTAATGAGTTGCAATTTATTTTAACATTAATGCTTTTAAAAGAGCCAAATTTATGTGCTGTTGGAGACTGGAAACAGGGAATATATGGATTTAGAAATGCTACTATTGATAATATATTGAATTTCGAAGAAAAGCTAAATGAATATAAGAACCTGTTAAACGATGAATTTGAAAGAATTAAATTTGATTTAAATGCAGAAAACAAAGAATTTGTAATAAATTTTAGAAGTTCACAAAAAATCCTTGACTTTTCAAATAACGCATTAATTGCAAAAGGTTCGAGTTCTGAAGAAATAGATTCCAACGAAATTTTAAAAAATGTTACAAAACTTTCTGCAAATTTTGATATGAAAGAATATTCTGAAATTGAATTTATAAATTCTAAAGATAAAGAATCTGAAATAAAATCGATTCTTTCAAAAATCTCGGAAATTGTAAACAATGAAAAATACAAAATTGTTGATTATAACGATGAAAAACCGGTATTCCGGCCGATTGAATATTCCGACATTGCAGTTCTTTCAAGAACTAGAAACTTCGGACTAGAAATTCACAAACACGCTAAAAAATTAGGAATTCCAGCAAAATATGATGGTGGAATTGAATTATTTAATGCAAGGGAATCAGTTTTAATTTTAGCATGGCTTAGGCTCCTTTCAAATATTGACGACAAACGAGCATGGGTTACAATACTTGCTGAAGATAATTACCCATATTTGGAAAAGCGAAAAATTATTTCTGAAAAAGAATATCCTGAAAAATACATTGAATTTAGGAAAAACTTGCAAAAAATTCAAAATAATGTTATATTTTTAATTTCTGAAATTTTTAAACATTACAACATAGATAATGATTATTCTAATGCAATTACGGCCCAAATATCTAGTCTTTGTTCCAATAATTTAATATCAACTAAAATTTTAGCAAATTTCATTGAAGAAGCAATTCAAAACAATGAAACTTTTGAAATCGAAATAGATTCTTCTCCAAATTCGATCACCATCCAGACAGTTCACGGATCAAAAGGGCTTGAATACCCTGTAGTATTCATTGTAAATTGTAACCAAAAAAATTTCCCATCTGAAATGTCTGAAAAAGGACTTTTAACCCATTCTGATTTATATGGGGCTAGATTATCTAAAATATATGGAATTAAGGGGGAATATCACAGTTTATTTAATAATTGGAAAGCAGATCTTTTAAAAGCTGCTGTTTTAAGGGAATATGATGAAGAGAGAAGACTGATGTTTGTTGCAATAACTCGTGCAAAACAGTACGTTTATTTTACGGCGTATAACCCTTCAAACTTTTTCAAGGAATTATCTAGGGATTTTTCAATTTTAGAACCTTCTGAATTCGAATTTTCTAAAATTGAGAATGATGTAGAAATTCAAAATACTGAATTTGAACTTGAAAATTATGTTAAACAGGGCCATATTTACAGTGTGCATGATTTTATAGATTTTACTCCCTCTGAGGGTGGAAGAGGAATTGAATTTGGAAACTATATTCACCACGTTGCAGAGCAGTTCGCACTGAAAAAAGAGGTTTTTGACGATTCAAAAGAGGTTTTAGAAGTTAAAAACTTTATAGATTCGTTAGACGCTATTGAATTAATTCCTGAAATTGAATGTTCTCTTCCAGTAAACGGAAATTTAATTCGGGGAATTATTGATTTACTTGCCATGTATGATGATAAAATAGAAATAATTGATTATAAAACAGACGTTTCAAAAATAAACCATGAGGAATATAGAAAACAGCTTTCAATTTATTATTATGTTGTAAAAGAATATTTTAAAAAGAATACATTATGTAAAATATATTATGTAAGTTTAGAGGAAGTTGTTGAAGTAAATCCGTTGGGATATGATGAATTGGTTAGTTTAATGTCTGAAAGGATTTGATTAAATACTCATTATTTCTTTTAAAAAAATATAATGTGAAACAGATGATTCCAGAATCTCCAAATATGCTAGAACATATCCCAGAAGACTTTAAGTACTGGCGAAAGTACCAGCAGGAAAAAGTTGAGGAGATTTTAGGCCATATTTCAAACGGTAAGAAAATAATCGTTTTAAATGCGCCAACTGGGGCTGGAAAATCACTTTACAATATTTCGGTTGGTTCAATTTTAAATTCTTTAAACGAAAATAATAATGCCTTTGTTCTAACTTCAACTAAAATGCTTCAAAATCAGTATTCAGACGAGTTTCCAGAAGTAAGGGTGATTAAAGGACGTGCAAATTACCCTTGCAAATCTTGGGAATGGCTTTACAATTTAAGAAAGAATGAAGATGCTAAAAAAGGGAAAAAAACTGAAGAATACAAAGCGAAAACCTTTGAAGACTGTTATAAAATTGCTAAAAACACAAAATGCAATTTTGAAGGCGTTTGTGAATATAAACTTGCTAAAAAAGAGGCTTTGGAATCTACTTTTGCATGCATGAATATGGCTTATTTTATCCTTGCAGTCCCGAATGAAGAAGTAGGCTTTGAAAACAGGACTTTGTGCATAATTGACGAAGCACACAACATTGAAGATACATTAATGAACCATTACACGATTGAAATTACTAAAAAACGTGTGGAAAAATTAAGAAAGAGTTTAAAAGAACAAAAAGAAGTTAACTTTCCAAAAGAAAAATGGAATGGAATTTTACCTGTAAACATCTATTTTAAAGATATTATAAACTACGCAGTCGATGCAGCATTTGAAAATATCTACGAAGGGGAAGCTGAGCTCTTAAATTTTTTGAAAAAAACAGTTTACAGTGATATAAAAATAATCCTCGATAAGCAGTTGGTATCTAAAGATATCTTTTTTATGAAAGTTAAAAATCAAAATAACCTAATAAATATGTCTAATTTAGAAAGAAAACAGAAATTGATTAATTATTCTAAAATGTTTTTACCATCAAACTATATAGACCTTTCAGAATCTGAAACAACGAGATTTATGGATTCTATTGAAAAATACCAAAAAAGAATAAAAAATGCCATAAATCTATTCGATGATTTATACAAAATTGAAGAAATTCAAGAATCTGGTGAAATGGGTGCCAAATGGATTCCAACACATGTTGAAAGAAATTATGGAAAAAACGTTGGAACTTATTTGGAAAAAATCATTTTAAAACCAATCGATGTTAAAGACTTAAAAGAAGAGCTGTTCGACCAGGCTGAATTCTATATTTTATCATCTGCAACGCTTTCAAAGCAGCATATGAAAGATCTCGGATTTTCTGAAAAAGATTATGCAGTTGTAAGTGTTCCTGCATCTTTTCCAGTTAAAAATCGCCCTTTAAAAATAATAAACGAATTCAACATGAAGTATGAATATTTAAATAAAAAAGACTATTTCAAAAAAACTGTTGAAAAATTGGATTTAATACTTTCCAATCATAAAAATGAGCGTGGAATTATCCATGTTTCATCAAATAAACTCATGAAAGATATTTTTAAAAATTCGATTCATAAAAACAGGATGATAAAGGTAACATCTAATGGAAATCTTTCAGAGGGGATAGAATCTATCGATTCAGGATTATATTATCACGAAAAGAATAATAACAGCGTTTTAATTTCCCCAAGTTTACATACGGGGGTTGATTTTAAAGATGATAAAGCAAGATTTCAGATCATTTTTAAAGTTCCGTTTCTTGCGGGAGATGAGCAAGTAACTGCAAGGCGAAAAAAAGATCCAAACTGGTATTTTGGAAAAGCAGTAACCCAGATGATTCAGTCGTATGGGAGAACCACACGTTCAGTTAATGACTATTCAATAACGTATATTTTAGACAAACGAGCACTTCATTATTTAAAAAATGATAATTTTACTCCAAATTGGGTAAAAGAAGCTGTTATTAAATACAATACTGTTGAAG
Proteins encoded:
- a CDS encoding PD-(D/E)XK nuclease family protein, which encodes MGFQAVKSVDELYNGVKPKKIVLTNDAALATALNKRIDKPMIGKFAYTSQEIAQKFIPTYFDEQKLSKTDVILKISKDFGYDIKSVHSAVEKIVEIKKHSRNVSKYINSYEKRILDKYNSLATTENTLEKFDFYKHFKNYSEDEVAVIGFENFSKIDKLALPKNFTKISPFKEEPKDLENFYLFKNENEISDRISNIINPENQNDFSIILNTESTILDILKAKLYKKGINLNVKEYLHENLNLRSILNLLTLSFQINELYLRDLAPYFEMFNIGTSEGYSNYTLKDYSENVNTDENFNKLCEFLKNISEYRFLDLLTFLNDFEIEIPYEFKKTLQKLEIYDKKVTYQNIQNLTYYIDNFDVEIGNSKSGVLLIDAKNSVYVDKPVCIYVNIDSSWTKDVKKAPYISKKDEEQKNLSNFQILLSQGQLQYYFVPEFKNGEKTIPCFYFNQIFEKEIESFRDEIFNVKILSNGKNSMIEEFSEDFESKEPITKHIFSQSSLNNFVLCPKIYEISRIYRSDSKNYHVKGNLLHEFAEFYVNYPEVVNGKGYEYFAEILSNEYSKLIDILLKDLEKTEFLIAIKNTVEFIDSTTFDFESTFNLESKKQNENFLSRLFEMPLFRKNTEVYFEDLNFGLNGFIDLLIDNSTILDYKSSKSVKSASKILKLCNIKKLGSEIDFQPMVYLLKLRTENPNKNLSFKYYFFLGNKNKVLDGTGHFDENIVDIMYYPTSFNDFVLSDEGFELALGSKERMNFVNTVSKEYILEYFTKNPFNSEMTNEFLETHKFGFLEHILAYSPKKTVEKGALSFYKELLNIKNGTSRAVSKAVFFKDDLDNFEEFLKGKIEEVKLYSGLGYPYLPIVSELCKNCEYSDICLKRGD
- a CDS encoding exodeoxyribonuclease V subunit beta — its product is MVFNPKQDEVAENINGIYVVDAGPGTGKTHTITKRYLNILNSADIGDILLLTFTKNAAENMKKKIFNKVISHDSSINLLDANISTFHSFCNKILRENPESAPYYLGINEPLSKNYSILESSILENYFFKSVYYDFKEKNLEKYPEIFKTVSKNYFEILFLIKKLLSKGIFPTKDGWFLDGEKRLIGDFEEFLKVSNNSNAPVMGKKDFTQSKMLKKFKSSGDKVYLDTPDDIEENKQISQKYIEESFNEDRADLLSFIHDIYFNYIEKSVIENKLNFDFLTMFSYLMLYHDHKLRENNSFRYIMVDEFQDTNELQFILTLMLLKEPNLCAVGDWKQGIYGFRNATIDNILNFEEKLNEYKNLLNDEFERIKFDLNAENKEFVINFRSSQKILDFSNNALIAKGSSSEEIDSNEILKNVTKLSANFDMKEYSEIEFINSKDKESEIKSILSKISEIVNNEKYKIVDYNDEKPVFRPIEYSDIAVLSRTRNFGLEIHKHAKKLGIPAKYDGGIELFNARESVLILAWLRLLSNIDDKRAWVTILAEDNYPYLEKRKIISEKEYPEKYIEFRKNLQKIQNNVIFLISEIFKHYNIDNDYSNAITAQISSLCSNNLISTKILANFIEEAIQNNETFEIEIDSSPNSITIQTVHGSKGLEYPVVFIVNCNQKNFPSEMSEKGLLTHSDLYGARLSKIYGIKGEYHSLFNNWKADLLKAAVLREYDEERRLMFVAITRAKQYVYFTAYNPSNFFKELSRDFSILEPSEFEFSKIENDVEIQNTEFELENYVKQGHIYSVHDFIDFTPSEGGRGIEFGNYIHHVAEQFALKKEVFDDSKEVLEVKNFIDSLDAIELIPEIECSLPVNGNLIRGIIDLLAMYDDKIEIIDYKTDVSKINHEEYRKQLSIYYYVVKEYFKKNTLCKIYYVSLEEVVEVNPLGYDELVSLMSERI
- a CDS encoding helicase C-terminal domain-containing protein, whose translation is MIPESPNMLEHIPEDFKYWRKYQQEKVEEILGHISNGKKIIVLNAPTGAGKSLYNISVGSILNSLNENNNAFVLTSTKMLQNQYSDEFPEVRVIKGRANYPCKSWEWLYNLRKNEDAKKGKKTEEYKAKTFEDCYKIAKNTKCNFEGVCEYKLAKKEALESTFACMNMAYFILAVPNEEVGFENRTLCIIDEAHNIEDTLMNHYTIEITKKRVEKLRKSLKEQKEVNFPKEKWNGILPVNIYFKDIINYAVDAAFENIYEGEAELLNFLKKTVYSDIKIILDKQLVSKDIFFMKVKNQNNLINMSNLERKQKLINYSKMFLPSNYIDLSESETTRFMDSIEKYQKRIKNAINLFDDLYKIEEIQESGEMGAKWIPTHVERNYGKNVGTYLEKIILKPIDVKDLKEELFDQAEFYILSSATLSKQHMKDLGFSEKDYAVVSVPASFPVKNRPLKIINEFNMKYEYLNKKDYFKKTVEKLDLILSNHKNERGIIHVSSNKLMKDIFKNSIHKNRMIKVTSNGNLSEGIESIDSGLYYHEKNNNSVLISPSLHTGVDFKDDKARFQIIFKVPFLAGDEQVTARRKKDPNWYFGKAVTQMIQSYGRTTRSVNDYSITYILDKRALHYLKNDNFTPNWVKEAVIKYNTVEDALIDKSL